One Gambusia affinis linkage group LG15, SWU_Gaff_1.0, whole genome shotgun sequence genomic window carries:
- the LOC122844554 gene encoding serine protease FAM111A-like isoform X2 — MMELLCRDSEVHPTHSFLWRCNEKNFNNMTCNKAGTVETSLKKSPKFAKMAEKNKEKELVIIRDGKAISPHVPCTFIKKGDHLTVKYVKAVERPKKPVGAYVSLCRNKLPSNFVMFHVLTKGGKNIVRIMKNSALRAFQEISVYAYKGERVKVALKRDGRLHSSIFKKNFVLSNKSTSVITELSNPVDELNDETFQIILLDKSDPPLSLPGSLDEAYLMSNEDQGQSEAENNITVKQKLEPKEEMTPRNLMLEIPNSKRTQNQLCFQFEEFLKGIKTQVPMLSHFQNLFRVDFGQSTQMCNEVRTMKRLMCYSDSVCQVRINGHPAGSGFLLFSNYVFTNGHVVQDIYDENRCQLNERVSVHFSYESVDQAEGALDVLELVCFEMNPDVACGDWALLKLSDHQGLPPGLLEHIGFPPKDGGICIIGHPEGGVKKTDPCLIVPSQNRLHIVERHYRENQGPVQFVSRSFFEGVATSVHRKYFLTYESCFYYASSGSPVFDKHCNVVAMHSGGYIYRSANGETKSVIEFAHPLLGIIERLVIQMVVREKIPVLKEYLAFRYARHEIVMEGVKNLVEKENLIEFKNTVNNLLTVSNLNDVALNKFLKFFSQKHEHVPMEIS; from the exons ATGATGGAACTCCTCTGCCGC GACTCAGAGGTGCATCCGACTCATTCATTTTTGTGGAGATGCAATGAGAAAAATTTCAACAACATGACCTGCAATAAAGCTGGGACTGTAGAGACGTCACTGAAGAAGAGCCCCAAATTTGCAAAAATGGCAGAGaagaacaaagagaaagaacTTGTTATTATAAGGGATGGAAAAGCCATCAGTCCACACGTGCCTTGCACATTCATTAAAAAAGGAGACCATTTGACTGTGAAATATGTTAAAGCTGTAGAGCGGCCAAAGAAACCGGTTGGTGCCtatgtttctctctgcaggaaCAAACTGCCTTCTAACTTTGTAATGTTCCATGTGTTGACAAAGGGAGGTAAAAATATAGTTAGAATCATGAAAAACTCAGCTCTGCGAGCATTCCAAGAAATTTCTGTTTATGCTTACAAAGGAGAGCGAGTGAAGGTGGCTCTGAAACGAGATGGACGTCTTCACAGCTCCATATTTAAGAAGAACTTTGTGCTTTCTAATAAAAGCACTTCAGTAATAACGGAGCTCTCTAACCCTGTTGATGAGCTCAATGATGAAACATTCCAGATTATTTTGCTAGACAAGTCAGATCCACCACTGAGTTTGCCTGGTAGCCTTGATGAAGCATATCTGATGTCAAATGAAGACCAGGGTCAGTCTGAGGCAGAGAATAACAtcacagtaaaacagaaactggagCCCAAAGAGGAAATGACACCAAGAAATTTAATGCTAGAAATACCCAATTCAAAAAGGACACAGAACCAGTTATGTTTCCAGTTTGAGGAATTTTTGAAAGGCATAAAAACTCAGGTTCCTATGCTGTCTCATTTCCAGAATCTGTTCCGTGTGGACTTTGGTCAGAGTACTCAGATGTGCAATGAGGTGAGAACCATGAAAAGGCTGATGTGTTACAGTGATTCAGTCTGTCAGGTGAGAATAAATGGCCATCCAGCCGGAAGTGGGTTCCTCCTGTTTAGTAACTACGTCTTCACTAATGGCCATGTTGTTCAAGATATTTATGATGAAAACAGGTGCCAATTAAACGAGAGAGTCTCTGTACACTTCTCTTATGAAAGTGTGGATCAGGCTGAAGGAGCACTGGATGTGTTGGAGCTTGTTTGCTTTGAGATGAACCCTGATGTGGCCTGTGGTGACTGGGCTTTGTTAAAGCTCAGTGATCACCAGGGGCTCCCTCCTGGTCTGTTAGAGCATATTGGCTTTCCTCCCAAAGATGGTGGAATTTGCATCATTGGACATCCAGAGGGAGGAGTGAAGAAAACAGATCCATGTCTGATTGTTCCCTCTCAAAATCGCCTTCATATTGTTGAAAGACACTACAGGGAGAATCAGGGCCCAGTTCAGTTCGTTAGTCGCTCTTTTTTTGAAGGTGTAGCAACATCTGTTCACcgaaaatattttcttacataCGAATCCTGCTTTTACTATGCCTCCTCTGGTTCTCCTGTTTTTGATAAGCACTGCAATGTTGTGGCGATGCATTCAGGGGGGTACATCTACCGTTCTGCCAACGGTGAAACCAAAAGTGTGATAGAGTTTGCTCATCCTTTGCTAGGCATTATAGAGCGCCTCGTTATCCAGATGGTAGTGAGAGAGAAGATTCCTGTGTTAAAGGAATACTTGGCTTTCAGGTACGCTCGTCACGAAATCGTTATGGAAGGCGTAAAGAATCtggttgaaaaagaaaatctcataGAGTTTAAAAATACAGTCAACAATTTGCTTACTGTTAGTAATTTGAATGACGTGgctttaaacaaatttttgaaGTTCTTCAGTCAAAAACACGAGCATGTCCCGATGGAGATTTCCTAA
- the LOC122844554 gene encoding serine protease FAM111A-like isoform X1, translating into MANQNDGTPLPRTDSEVHPTHSFLWRCNEKNFNNMTCNKAGTVETSLKKSPKFAKMAEKNKEKELVIIRDGKAISPHVPCTFIKKGDHLTVKYVKAVERPKKPVGAYVSLCRNKLPSNFVMFHVLTKGGKNIVRIMKNSALRAFQEISVYAYKGERVKVALKRDGRLHSSIFKKNFVLSNKSTSVITELSNPVDELNDETFQIILLDKSDPPLSLPGSLDEAYLMSNEDQGQSEAENNITVKQKLEPKEEMTPRNLMLEIPNSKRTQNQLCFQFEEFLKGIKTQVPMLSHFQNLFRVDFGQSTQMCNEVRTMKRLMCYSDSVCQVRINGHPAGSGFLLFSNYVFTNGHVVQDIYDENRCQLNERVSVHFSYESVDQAEGALDVLELVCFEMNPDVACGDWALLKLSDHQGLPPGLLEHIGFPPKDGGICIIGHPEGGVKKTDPCLIVPSQNRLHIVERHYRENQGPVQFVSRSFFEGVATSVHRKYFLTYESCFYYASSGSPVFDKHCNVVAMHSGGYIYRSANGETKSVIEFAHPLLGIIERLVIQMVVREKIPVLKEYLAFRYARHEIVMEGVKNLVEKENLIEFKNTVNNLLTVSNLNDVALNKFLKFFSQKHEHVPMEIS; encoded by the exons atggcCAACCAGAATGATGGAACTCCTCTGCCGCGTACT GACTCAGAGGTGCATCCGACTCATTCATTTTTGTGGAGATGCAATGAGAAAAATTTCAACAACATGACCTGCAATAAAGCTGGGACTGTAGAGACGTCACTGAAGAAGAGCCCCAAATTTGCAAAAATGGCAGAGaagaacaaagagaaagaacTTGTTATTATAAGGGATGGAAAAGCCATCAGTCCACACGTGCCTTGCACATTCATTAAAAAAGGAGACCATTTGACTGTGAAATATGTTAAAGCTGTAGAGCGGCCAAAGAAACCGGTTGGTGCCtatgtttctctctgcaggaaCAAACTGCCTTCTAACTTTGTAATGTTCCATGTGTTGACAAAGGGAGGTAAAAATATAGTTAGAATCATGAAAAACTCAGCTCTGCGAGCATTCCAAGAAATTTCTGTTTATGCTTACAAAGGAGAGCGAGTGAAGGTGGCTCTGAAACGAGATGGACGTCTTCACAGCTCCATATTTAAGAAGAACTTTGTGCTTTCTAATAAAAGCACTTCAGTAATAACGGAGCTCTCTAACCCTGTTGATGAGCTCAATGATGAAACATTCCAGATTATTTTGCTAGACAAGTCAGATCCACCACTGAGTTTGCCTGGTAGCCTTGATGAAGCATATCTGATGTCAAATGAAGACCAGGGTCAGTCTGAGGCAGAGAATAACAtcacagtaaaacagaaactggagCCCAAAGAGGAAATGACACCAAGAAATTTAATGCTAGAAATACCCAATTCAAAAAGGACACAGAACCAGTTATGTTTCCAGTTTGAGGAATTTTTGAAAGGCATAAAAACTCAGGTTCCTATGCTGTCTCATTTCCAGAATCTGTTCCGTGTGGACTTTGGTCAGAGTACTCAGATGTGCAATGAGGTGAGAACCATGAAAAGGCTGATGTGTTACAGTGATTCAGTCTGTCAGGTGAGAATAAATGGCCATCCAGCCGGAAGTGGGTTCCTCCTGTTTAGTAACTACGTCTTCACTAATGGCCATGTTGTTCAAGATATTTATGATGAAAACAGGTGCCAATTAAACGAGAGAGTCTCTGTACACTTCTCTTATGAAAGTGTGGATCAGGCTGAAGGAGCACTGGATGTGTTGGAGCTTGTTTGCTTTGAGATGAACCCTGATGTGGCCTGTGGTGACTGGGCTTTGTTAAAGCTCAGTGATCACCAGGGGCTCCCTCCTGGTCTGTTAGAGCATATTGGCTTTCCTCCCAAAGATGGTGGAATTTGCATCATTGGACATCCAGAGGGAGGAGTGAAGAAAACAGATCCATGTCTGATTGTTCCCTCTCAAAATCGCCTTCATATTGTTGAAAGACACTACAGGGAGAATCAGGGCCCAGTTCAGTTCGTTAGTCGCTCTTTTTTTGAAGGTGTAGCAACATCTGTTCACcgaaaatattttcttacataCGAATCCTGCTTTTACTATGCCTCCTCTGGTTCTCCTGTTTTTGATAAGCACTGCAATGTTGTGGCGATGCATTCAGGGGGGTACATCTACCGTTCTGCCAACGGTGAAACCAAAAGTGTGATAGAGTTTGCTCATCCTTTGCTAGGCATTATAGAGCGCCTCGTTATCCAGATGGTAGTGAGAGAGAAGATTCCTGTGTTAAAGGAATACTTGGCTTTCAGGTACGCTCGTCACGAAATCGTTATGGAAGGCGTAAAGAATCtggttgaaaaagaaaatctcataGAGTTTAAAAATACAGTCAACAATTTGCTTACTGTTAGTAATTTGAATGACGTGgctttaaacaaatttttgaaGTTCTTCAGTCAAAAACACGAGCATGTCCCGATGGAGATTTCCTAA